From a single Clostridium isatidis genomic region:
- the ftsH gene encoding ATP-dependent zinc metalloprotease FtsH, whose amino-acid sequence MQNKNTGENKNNKNKNYILWYAITAFILIYIFSTTKNFITTQEISYSAFIEMIKTNQVERVVISSSEIDIIPKENSERNNGKLLYTGNVGDDNLVELLIENDIEFTAKTVQNNFMTEFILTWVVAPVICFFLLRFFFSKMGGRMGGSSMMKFGKSNAKVYREKDIKITFDDVAGQDEAKESLKEIIDYLNHSEKYVEIGAKLPKGALLVGPPGTGKTLLAKAVAGEANVPFLSISGSNFVEMFAGMGAAKVRDLFQEAEKNAPCIIFIDEIDSIGKSRDSQLQTNDEREQTLNQLLTQMDGFDSTKAIVILGATNRPEILDKALLRPGRFDRRIIVDRPDLKGRIDILKVHAKDVKLGEDVNLEEIAKSTPGAVGADLANMVNEAALRAVKQGRNVVMQEDLREAVEVIIAGKEKKDRILSPKEKRIVAFHEVGHALVAALLERADPVHKITIVPRTMGALGYTMQLPEEEKYLVSKEELINQIMVMLGGRSAEEVVFNVITTGASNDIERATKTARSIVTLYGMTEKFDMMALESVQNRYLDGRAVRECSEQTSTMIDEEVLKIIKTCHENTKKLLEENRDLLDKIAEYLLEKETIFGDEFMDFVCEKYPELRNKKSKENKEEKQELVEE is encoded by the coding sequence ATGCAAAATAAAAACACAGGAGAAAATAAAAATAATAAAAATAAAAATTATATACTCTGGTATGCAATAACTGCATTTATATTGATATATATATTCAGCACAACAAAAAATTTTATTACAACACAAGAAATTAGTTATAGTGCGTTTATAGAAATGATAAAAACAAATCAAGTTGAAAGAGTTGTTATTTCGTCTAGTGAAATAGACATTATTCCTAAAGAAAATAGTGAAAGAAATAATGGTAAATTATTATATACAGGTAATGTGGGGGATGATAATTTAGTAGAGTTATTAATTGAAAATGATATAGAATTTACCGCAAAAACAGTTCAAAATAATTTTATGACAGAATTTATACTTACTTGGGTAGTAGCCCCTGTAATATGCTTCTTTTTATTGAGGTTTTTCTTTTCTAAAATGGGAGGCAGAATGGGTGGCTCATCAATGATGAAGTTTGGAAAAAGTAATGCAAAGGTATATAGAGAAAAGGATATTAAAATTACCTTTGATGATGTAGCTGGTCAAGATGAAGCAAAAGAATCATTAAAAGAAATAATAGATTATTTAAATCATTCCGAAAAATATGTAGAGATTGGGGCTAAGCTTCCTAAAGGGGCCTTATTAGTAGGGCCGCCAGGAACAGGTAAAACCTTATTAGCAAAGGCAGTAGCAGGTGAAGCTAATGTACCATTTTTATCAATTTCAGGTTCAAATTTTGTTGAAATGTTTGCAGGTATGGGAGCCGCTAAAGTAAGGGATCTATTCCAAGAAGCAGAAAAAAATGCTCCTTGTATAATATTTATAGATGAAATAGATTCAATAGGAAAAAGCAGAGATTCACAACTTCAAACTAATGATGAAAGAGAGCAGACTTTAAATCAATTATTAACACAAATGGATGGTTTTGATTCTACAAAGGCAATAGTTATTCTTGGTGCTACAAATAGACCGGAAATTTTAGATAAAGCCCTACTAAGGCCAGGAAGATTTGATAGAAGGATTATAGTAGATAGACCAGATTTAAAGGGAAGAATAGATATATTAAAAGTGCATGCAAAGGATGTAAAACTAGGTGAAGATGTTAATCTTGAAGAAATAGCAAAAAGTACACCTGGCGCTGTAGGTGCAGATTTAGCCAATATGGTAAATGAAGCAGCTTTAAGAGCTGTTAAACAAGGTAGAAATGTAGTAATGCAGGAAGATTTAAGGGAAGCTGTTGAAGTTATAATAGCAGGTAAGGAAAAGAAAGATAGAATTCTTTCACCAAAAGAAAAAAGAATTGTTGCCTTCCATGAAGTAGGGCACGCTTTAGTAGCTGCACTACTAGAAAGAGCAGATCCAGTTCACAAAATAACTATAGTTCCAAGAACTATGGGAGCTTTAGGGTATACTATGCAGTTACCTGAAGAAGAAAAATACTTAGTATCAAAAGAAGAATTAATAAATCAAATAATGGTTATGTTAGGTGGAAGATCTGCAGAGGAAGTAGTATTTAATGTGATTACTACAGGAGCTTCAAATGATATTGAAAGAGCAACTAAAACAGCTAGAAGTATTGTAACTCTTTATGGAATGACAGAAAAATTTGATATGATGGCTTTAGAATCTGTTCAAAATAGATATTTAGATGGTAGAGCAGTTAGGGAATGCAGTGAACAAACTTCTACTATGATAGATGAGGAAGTTTTAAAAATTATTAAAACTTGTCATGAAAATACAAAAAAACTTCTTGAAGAAAATAGAGATCTTTTAGATAAGATAGCCGAATATTTATTAGAGAAAGAAACTATCTTTGGCGATGAATTCATGGATTTTGTTTGTGAAAAATATCCAGAATTAAGAAATAAAAAAAGTAAAGAAAATAAAGAAGAAAAGCAAGAACTTGTAGAGGAGTAA
- the lepB gene encoding signal peptidase I produces MESKVNKRKIDKNNKGNFFTDWIVPIGLAIVIAFLINKYLTFKVLIPSESMVPTLNVDDQLFVTKVYNLDKLKRGDILVFYSDELGESLIKRLIGLPGDKIKIENGIVYVNGEKLEEDYIGTPDKFNGEYEVPEGKYFFLGDNRLVSKDSRYWKNPYIDGEDIQGKAQIKVYPFSEFGKIK; encoded by the coding sequence ATGGAAAGTAAAGTGAATAAAAGGAAGATAGATAAGAATAATAAAGGTAACTTCTTTACAGATTGGATAGTTCCAATAGGTTTGGCGATAGTAATAGCTTTTCTTATAAATAAATACTTAACTTTTAAGGTATTAATACCTTCAGAATCTATGGTACCAACTTTAAATGTAGATGATCAACTTTTTGTTACAAAGGTCTATAATTTAGATAAATTAAAGAGGGGAGATATTTTAGTTTTTTATTCTGATGAATTAGGTGAATCTTTAATAAAAAGACTTATTGGTTTGCCAGGAGATAAAATTAAAATTGAAAATGGAATAGTTTATGTAAATGGAGAGAAATTAGAGGAGGATTACATAGGAACTCCAGATAAATTCAATGGAGAATATGAAGTTCCTGAAGGAAAGTATTTCTTTTTAGGTGATAATAGACTTGTTTCAAAAGACTCGAGATATTGGAAAAATCCTTATATAGATGGTGAGGATATTCAAGGGAAAGCCCAAATAAAAGTATATCCTTTCAGTGAATTTGGAAAAATAAAATAA
- the lysA gene encoding diaminopimelate decarboxylase — protein sequence MKLFGASKIEGNNLKIAGLEAKYLAENFGTPLYVMDEKLIIDKCREYYKAFKVKEENNRVAYAGKAFLTLEMCRIIDREGLCLDVVSGGELYTAYKANFNMEKVYFHGNNKTEEEIELGVKLGVGRFIVDNLWEMKKINEIAEKYGKVQKIYLRITPGIEAHTHDYIKTGQIDSKFGFAPVDNIIMNSIKNALELSNLNLVGLHCHIGSQIFDNEPFGDAAEIMLKLIKEIKQETGHEIEELNLGGGFGVYYSDGDNPKDISYYCAAILDRVDKVCKELSIKKPILTIEPGRSIVANAGTTLYKVGSIKEIPNIRKYIAVDGGMTDNIRPALYDAKYEAIIVNKANEPFEDLVTVVGKCCESGDVLIKDIKLQKAESGDILAVTSTGAYGFSMASGYNKNLRPAVVFVRDGEAKIVVKRQSFEELLLNEI from the coding sequence ATGAAATTATTTGGGGCAAGTAAAATAGAAGGAAATAATTTAAAAATTGCTGGGCTAGAAGCTAAGTATTTAGCTGAAAATTTTGGAACACCATTATATGTTATGGATGAAAAGCTAATAATAGATAAATGTAGGGAATATTATAAGGCTTTTAAAGTAAAAGAAGAAAATAATAGAGTAGCTTATGCTGGAAAGGCCTTTCTAACCTTAGAAATGTGTAGAATTATAGATAGAGAAGGTCTTTGTTTAGATGTTGTATCAGGCGGAGAACTTTACACAGCATATAAAGCAAACTTTAACATGGAAAAAGTTTATTTTCATGGAAACAATAAAACAGAAGAAGAAATTGAACTTGGAGTTAAACTCGGAGTTGGAAGGTTTATTGTTGATAACTTATGGGAAATGAAAAAAATAAATGAAATTGCAGAGAAATATGGAAAAGTACAAAAGATATATTTAAGAATAACTCCAGGAATAGAAGCACACACTCATGATTATATTAAAACTGGACAGATAGATTCTAAATTTGGTTTTGCACCAGTTGATAATATAATAATGAATTCAATAAAAAATGCTTTAGAGCTTTCTAATCTAAATCTTGTTGGATTACATTGCCACATAGGTTCTCAAATATTCGATAATGAACCTTTCGGTGATGCTGCAGAAATTATGTTGAAGCTTATAAAAGAAATAAAACAAGAAACTGGTCATGAAATTGAAGAACTTAATTTAGGAGGAGGATTTGGAGTTTATTATTCAGATGGAGATAATCCTAAGGATATAAGTTACTATTGTGCTGCTATACTGGATAGGGTTGATAAAGTTTGTAAAGAATTATCAATAAAAAAGCCTATATTAACTATTGAGCCAGGGAGATCTATAGTTGCGAATGCAGGAACTACTTTATATAAGGTAGGTTCAATAAAGGAAATACCTAATATTAGAAAGTATATAGCTGTAGATGGAGGAATGACTGATAATATAAGACCAGCTTTATATGATGCTAAATATGAAGCTATAATTGTAAATAAGGCAAATGAGCCCTTTGAGGATTTAGTAACAGTGGTAGGAAAATGTTGTGAATCTGGAGATGTATTAATAAAGGATATAAAGCTTCAGAAAGCAGAAAGTGGGGATATATTAGCAGTAACATCTACTGGTGCTTATGGCTTTTCAATGGCAAGTGGATATAATAAAAATTTAAGACCTGCAGTTGTATTTGTGAGAGATGGAGAAGCGAAGATAGTAGTTAAAAGACAAAGTTTTGAAGAACTTTTATTAAATGAAATATAA
- a CDS encoding hydrolase, with protein sequence MEPKKPKIVPEIKGILRSHVIEVPSCIRDCSGIKIFGKRIKSLLFTTDVAVIRNTNADAIIAVYPFTPQPLITQALLLAADVPIFCGVGGGITQGKRVVNLALDAEFKGAMGVVVNAPTSNDIVRKIRETIDIPVVVTVISENENIKERIQAGATILNVSGGKNTPNIVRRIREELPTFPIIATGGPTEETIKRTIEAGANAITYTPPPSGDVMGDLMDKYREQY encoded by the coding sequence ATGGAGCCAAAAAAGCCAAAAATAGTACCAGAGATAAAGGGAATTTTAAGAAGTCATGTGATTGAAGTACCTTCTTGTATAAGAGATTGCAGTGGAATCAAAATATTCGGTAAAAGAATAAAATCATTGCTTTTTACAACTGATGTGGCGGTAATAAGAAATACAAATGCTGATGCCATTATCGCAGTATATCCTTTTACACCTCAACCCCTCATAACACAGGCACTTTTATTAGCTGCTGATGTTCCAATTTTTTGTGGTGTAGGCGGTGGTATTACTCAAGGAAAAAGAGTTGTTAATTTGGCTCTAGATGCTGAATTTAAAGGCGCTATGGGAGTAGTAGTTAATGCTCCGACATCAAATGATATAGTTAGAAAGATAAGAGAGACTATAGATATCCCTGTAGTAGTTACAGTAATTTCGGAGAATGAAAATATAAAAGAGAGAATACAGGCTGGGGCAACTATTTTAAATGTTTCTGGAGGAAAAAACACTCCTAATATAGTAAGAAGGATAAGAGAAGAATTGCCAACCTTTCCTATTATAGCAACAGGAGGACCAACAGAAGAAACTATAAAGAGAACAATTGAAGCTGGGGCAAATGCAATAACCTATACTCCACCTCCATCTGGAGATGTAATGGGGGACTTAATGGATAAGTATAGAGAGCAATATTAA
- a CDS encoding NUDIX domain-containing protein, with protein MKYKFCPLCGRKLEERYSWDEGGVPYCSKDDMMFFDTPKPCIMVAVVKGDEILLLKQSYIYKNSKVLLTGYVDNNETAEEAVEREVREESGIEVNNITYLGSDYVKDKEILMITFMADYVSGEIKKSDEVEGMGWSKLSNALNEMKEDEIGLRVVKKIIEIKK; from the coding sequence ATGAAATATAAATTTTGTCCCTTATGTGGTAGAAAATTAGAAGAAAGATATAGTTGGGATGAAGGAGGGGTTCCTTATTGTTCTAAAGATGATATGATGTTTTTTGATACTCCAAAACCATGTATAATGGTTGCAGTAGTAAAAGGTGACGAAATATTATTATTAAAACAAAGTTACATATATAAAAATTCTAAGGTATTATTAACAGGATATGTAGATAATAATGAGACAGCGGAAGAAGCTGTTGAAAGAGAAGTAAGAGAAGAATCAGGAATAGAAGTAAATAACATTACATATTTGGGATCAGATTATGTAAAAGATAAGGAAATATTAATGATAACCTTTATGGCGGATTATGTTTCAGGAGAAATAAAAAAATCAGATGAAGTTGAAGGTATGGGCTGGAGCAAGCTATCAAATGCTTTAAATGAAATGAAGGAAGATGAAATTGGACTAAGGGTTGTTAAAAAGATAATTGAAATAAAAAAATAA
- the sfsA gene encoding DNA/RNA nuclease SfsA, with protein sequence MKYDKNIYEGLFITRLNRFNALVKLNNEEITVHVPNTGRCKEILKEGTKIFLREELNPTRKTKYDLIAAMKGKMLINIDSQIPNKVVNEALINGKIDNLKKYSQINKEKTFGKSRFDFKLSTEDEKEIYYLEVKGVTLEENGHCRFPDAPTERGTKHILELIEAKNQGYGAGVLFLIQLEDVKVFSPNDITDKKFAEALKLAKENSVDILAYNCKVYKDGIEIKDPISVIL encoded by the coding sequence ATGAAATATGATAAAAATATCTATGAAGGATTATTTATAACTCGTCTTAATAGATTTAATGCTTTAGTAAAATTAAATAATGAAGAAATTACAGTTCATGTACCTAATACAGGTAGATGCAAAGAAATATTAAAAGAGGGAACAAAGATCTTTTTGCGAGAAGAACTTAATCCTACAAGAAAAACTAAATATGATTTAATTGCAGCAATGAAGGGGAAAATGTTAATAAATATAGATTCCCAAATTCCAAATAAGGTTGTTAATGAAGCATTAATTAATGGAAAAATAGATAATTTAAAAAAATATAGCCAAATTAATAAGGAAAAGACTTTTGGGAAAAGTAGATTCGATTTTAAATTATCAACAGAAGATGAAAAAGAAATTTATTATTTAGAAGTAAAGGGTGTAACTTTAGAAGAAAATGGACACTGTAGATTTCCAGATGCTCCTACAGAAAGAGGAACAAAACATATTTTAGAGCTTATAGAAGCTAAAAATCAAGGTTATGGTGCTGGCGTTCTATTTTTGATTCAGTTAGAAGATGTCAAAGTATTTTCACCTAATGATATTACTGATAAAAAGTTTGCAGAAGCATTAAAATTAGCTAAGGAAAATTCAGTAGATATACTAGCCTATAATTGTAAGGTTTATAAGGATGGAATTGAAATTAAAGATCCAATTAGTGTAATATTATAA
- the rbr gene encoding rubrerythrin codes for MKSLKRTKTAENLMKSFAGESQARTRYTYYASVAKKEGYLQIANIFLETAEQEKEHAKRFYKFLVNDFQGEPIEINASYPVAYYADNTLENLKAAAAGEHEEWAHDYPEFARIAREEGFPEIAAAYEKIAEVENRHERRYNKLLKNIEEGKVFKKDEVVLWKCLNCGYIYEGEEAPKACPACLHPQSYFEVFTENY; via the coding sequence ATGAAAAGTTTAAAGAGAACTAAGACTGCAGAAAATTTAATGAAATCCTTTGCGGGAGAATCTCAAGCTAGAACAAGATATACTTATTATGCTAGTGTTGCAAAAAAAGAAGGATATTTACAAATAGCAAACATATTTTTAGAAACTGCTGAGCAAGAAAAAGAGCATGCTAAGAGATTTTATAAATTCTTAGTAAATGACTTTCAAGGAGAACCAATAGAAATTAATGCCTCATATCCAGTAGCATATTATGCTGATAATACATTAGAAAATTTAAAGGCAGCAGCAGCTGGAGAACATGAAGAATGGGCACATGACTATCCTGAATTTGCTAGAATAGCAAGAGAAGAAGGTTTTCCAGAAATAGCGGCAGCTTATGAAAAAATAGCAGAAGTTGAAAATAGGCATGAAAGAAGATACAATAAACTTCTTAAAAATATAGAAGAAGGAAAAGTGTTTAAGAAAGATGAAGTTGTTCTATGGAAATGTCTAAACTGTGGATATATTTATGAAGGAGAAGAAGCTCCAAAAGCATGTCCAGCATGTTTACATCCACAATCATATTTTGAAGTATTTACAGAAAACTACTAA
- a CDS encoding PTS fructose transporter subunit IIABC, producing the protein MKISDLLNKKSIEINPNLKSKEEAINKLVELLDLSGNIKNKEGFKKAVLEREKLSTTGIGEGIAIPHGKSSEVKKVTLSAMVVNKGVEYDSLDGKPANLFFMIAAPEGENDAHLELLARLSKMLMNSDFKNKLLNSRTAEEFIAIIDKFEKTNLNNKTDKNNKSYEILAVTACPTGIAHTYMAAESLENKASEMGISIKVETNGSGGAKNVLTKKEIEEAECIIIAADKNVDMGRFDGKKVIQTKVSNGIHKAEELLKRAKSGDVPVYNHKEARVIKSEYEEEEGIGRAIYKHLMNGVSHMLPFVIGGGILIALAFLFDDYSIDPANFGSNTPLAAFFKNVGGTAFGFMLPILAGYIAMSIADRPALAVGFVGGMLANNGGSGFLGALLAGFIAGYLVLGIKKLFSSLPNSLEGLKPVLIYPLFGILLIGVIITFVINPPVSALNTGISNTLNNMGEGSKILLGAVLGGMMAFDMGGPLNKAAYVFGTASLASGQYEIMAAVMIGGMVPPIAIALCTTFFKKKFTKKERQSGLTNYIMGLSFITEGAIPFAAADPLRVIPACIIGSAVSGALSMAFGCSLRAPHGGIFVLPVISNPLGYFAALLIGSVVGMIVLAVLKKNLED; encoded by the coding sequence ATGAAAATTTCTGATTTATTAAATAAAAAGTCAATAGAAATAAATCCAAATTTAAAGTCAAAAGAAGAAGCAATAAATAAGTTAGTTGAGTTATTGGATTTGTCAGGGAATATAAAAAATAAAGAAGGCTTTAAAAAAGCTGTATTAGAAAGAGAAAAATTGAGTACAACTGGTATTGGAGAAGGAATCGCTATTCCTCATGGTAAAAGTTCAGAAGTTAAAAAAGTTACTCTTTCAGCCATGGTAGTTAATAAGGGAGTAGAGTATGACTCCTTAGATGGAAAACCTGCAAATCTATTTTTTATGATTGCAGCTCCAGAAGGAGAAAATGATGCTCATTTAGAACTATTAGCAAGATTATCTAAGATGTTAATGAACTCAGATTTTAAAAATAAATTATTAAATTCAAGAACTGCTGAAGAGTTTATAGCTATTATAGATAAATTTGAGAAAACAAACTTAAATAATAAAACAGATAAGAATAATAAATCTTATGAAATTTTAGCAGTAACAGCTTGCCCAACAGGAATAGCTCATACTTATATGGCAGCTGAAAGTCTAGAAAATAAAGCAAGCGAAATGGGAATTTCAATTAAGGTAGAAACAAATGGTTCAGGTGGAGCGAAGAATGTTTTAACTAAAAAGGAAATTGAAGAAGCAGAATGTATTATTATTGCTGCTGATAAAAATGTTGATATGGGAAGATTTGATGGTAAAAAAGTAATTCAAACAAAGGTTTCCAATGGAATACACAAGGCAGAAGAGTTACTAAAAAGAGCAAAATCAGGAGATGTTCCAGTGTATAACCATAAGGAAGCAAGGGTAATAAAATCAGAGTATGAAGAAGAAGAAGGAATAGGAAGAGCAATATATAAGCATTTAATGAATGGTGTATCTCACATGCTGCCATTTGTTATTGGAGGAGGAATATTAATAGCTTTAGCTTTCTTATTTGACGATTACAGTATAGATCCAGCAAATTTTGGTTCCAATACTCCTTTAGCAGCTTTCTTTAAAAATGTTGGAGGAACTGCTTTCGGCTTTATGCTTCCTATATTAGCAGGTTATATTGCAATGAGTATAGCAGATAGACCAGCTTTAGCAGTAGGTTTTGTTGGAGGTATGTTAGCTAATAATGGAGGATCAGGATTTTTAGGTGCATTATTAGCAGGTTTTATAGCAGGTTATTTGGTACTAGGTATAAAGAAGTTATTTTCAAGTCTGCCTAATAGTTTAGAAGGTTTAAAACCAGTACTAATCTATCCTTTATTTGGAATACTTTTAATTGGAGTAATAATAACATTTGTAATAAATCCTCCAGTATCTGCATTAAATACAGGAATTTCAAACACATTGAATAATATGGGAGAAGGAAGTAAAATATTGCTTGGCGCAGTTTTAGGAGGAATGATGGCCTTTGATATGGGTGGTCCTTTAAATAAAGCAGCTTATGTATTTGGAACAGCATCTTTAGCTAGCGGTCAGTATGAAATTATGGCGGCAGTAATGATAGGAGGCATGGTTCCACCTATAGCAATAGCTTTATGTACAACTTTCTTTAAAAAGAAATTTACAAAGAAAGAAAGACAATCTGGTCTTACAAATTATATTATGGGATTATCATTCATAACAGAAGGGGCAATACCATTTGCAGCAGCAGATCCATTAAGAGTAATACCAGCTTGTATAATAGGATCAGCAGTATCAGGAGCTTTATCAATGGCTTTTGGATGTTCTCTTAGAGCACCTCATGGCGGAATATTTGTTCTTCCGGTTATAAGTAATCCTCTTGGATATTTTGCAGCTCTTCTAATTGGATCAGTAGTAGGTATGATAGTTTTAGCAGTATTAAAGAAAAATTTAGAAGATTAA
- the pfkB gene encoding 1-phosphofructokinase: MIYTITFNPALDYIVRVEDFKLGEVNRTSYEEVYAGGKGINVSIILKNLGVSSVALGFIAGFTGEEIERRVKKAGCITDFIKLDKGLSRINIKLKSEVESEINGQGPNITNEDLEELYKKLDLFDKEDILVLAGSIPKTLPENIYEIILERLSSKKIKCIVDATGELLLNVLKYRPFLIKPNHNELSELFNVDIKTEEDIIKYGKELRRLGARNVLISRAGDGAIFINENDEVMNCKAPFGKVVNSVGAGDSMVGGFIAGYLKNKNLKEGFKMGVATGSASAFSEGLATKEKVERLLQEINDI, encoded by the coding sequence ATGATATATACAATAACTTTCAACCCTGCTTTAGATTATATAGTAAGGGTTGAGGATTTTAAATTAGGAGAGGTAAATAGAACTTCCTATGAAGAAGTATATGCAGGAGGAAAAGGAATTAACGTTTCAATTATTCTAAAAAACCTAGGGGTAAGTAGTGTAGCATTAGGATTTATAGCAGGATTTACAGGAGAAGAAATAGAGAGAAGAGTAAAAAAAGCTGGTTGTATAACTGATTTTATAAAGCTTGATAAAGGATTATCCAGGATAAACATAAAGCTTAAGTCTGAGGTTGAATCTGAAATAAACGGACAAGGACCTAATATAACTAATGAGGATTTAGAAGAATTATATAAGAAGTTAGATCTATTTGATAAAGAGGATATTTTAGTTTTAGCAGGCAGCATTCCTAAAACATTGCCGGAAAATATTTATGAAATTATATTAGAAAGACTTAGCAGTAAAAAAATAAAATGTATTGTAGATGCCACAGGGGAATTATTATTAAATGTTTTAAAATACAGGCCATTTTTAATAAAACCAAATCACAATGAATTATCAGAATTATTTAATGTTGATATTAAAACCGAAGAGGACATTATTAAATATGGCAAGGAACTAAGAAGACTTGGGGCAAGAAATGTTTTAATTTCAAGAGCTGGAGATGGTGCAATATTTATAAATGAAAATGATGAAGTAATGAATTGTAAGGCACCTTTTGGTAAGGTTGTTAATTCAGTAGGAGCTGGAGATTCAATGGTGGGAGGTTTTATAGCGGGATATTTAAAAAATAAAAATTTAAAAGAAGGCTTTAAAATGGGAGTAGCAACAGGAAGTGCAAGTGCCTTTTCAGAAGGCTTAGCTACTAAAGAAAAAGTAGAGAGGCTATTACAAGAAATAAATGATATATAG
- a CDS encoding DeoR/GlpR family DNA-binding transcription regulator, producing MLTEERHKLILEKLKIDSVVYVNELVEMLETSESTIRRDLNYLNKIGKLKKVHGGATLLEKEFNTKDDYVSIRETLNIEEKRSIGEYAATLVEANDFVYIDSGTTTSIMTDFLKEKNAVYITNGLMIAKKLISKGFKTFILGGEIKESTEAIVGVEAIKTLKRYNFTKGFFGTNGISDYRGYTTPDINEALVKEEALSRTRTPYILADKSKFDEISCATFGEIDEATIITTKLDNDKYHDKTKILEV from the coding sequence ATGCTAACAGAAGAAAGACACAAACTTATATTAGAAAAATTAAAAATAGACTCGGTTGTATATGTCAATGAACTTGTAGAAATGTTAGAAACTTCAGAATCAACCATAAGAAGAGACTTAAACTATTTAAATAAGATAGGAAAACTAAAGAAGGTTCATGGTGGAGCAACCTTATTAGAAAAAGAGTTTAATACAAAAGATGATTATGTCTCAATAAGAGAAACTCTTAATATTGAAGAAAAGCGTTCAATAGGAGAATATGCTGCAACTTTAGTGGAAGCAAATGATTTTGTTTATATCGATTCAGGTACAACAACTAGTATAATGACTGACTTTCTTAAAGAAAAAAATGCAGTATATATTACAAATGGATTAATGATAGCAAAAAAATTAATTTCAAAGGGATTTAAAACCTTTATATTAGGGGGTGAAATAAAGGAATCTACGGAAGCTATTGTAGGAGTTGAAGCCATAAAAACATTAAAAAGGTATAATTTCACAAAAGGTTTTTTTGGAACTAATGGAATTTCTGATTATAGGGGATATACAACACCAGATATAAATGAAGCCTTAGTTAAAGAAGAAGCCTTAAGTAGAACTAGAACTCCTTATATACTTGCAGATAAAAGTAAATTCGATGAAATAAGTTGTGCAACTTTTGGAGAAATAGATGAAGCAACAATAATAACAACAAAACTAGATAATGATAAATATCATGATAAGACAAAAATACTGGAGGTTTAA
- a CDS encoding tocopherol cyclase family protein: protein MRSKNINYKKKRFFEGWYFKHQFNNFNIAFIPGINIDKNGSKYAFIQIITDKTSYYITYDYKDFQVSDDKSIIKIKDNIFSKKGVILNILTSEIIIKGALNYSDITPIKYDIMGPFSIIPFMECNHGIISLYHKISGKLNINYKELIIEDGIGYIEKDWGRSFPKSYMWIQGNDFKNQKTSIVVSIADIPFLGFEFKGCIAIVYYKEKEYRMATYNGVKIIDYNETGLTIRKGKYKLNIEIEENYPQKLLAPNGGEMVRTIYENISCKAKFTFYKDKKQLFQLESNNVGFEYVQ, encoded by the coding sequence ATGAGGAGTAAAAATATCAACTACAAAAAGAAAAGATTTTTTGAAGGATGGTATTTTAAACATCAGTTTAATAACTTTAATATTGCTTTTATTCCAGGAATTAATATAGATAAAAATGGATCAAAATATGCATTTATTCAAATAATAACTGATAAAACTTCCTATTATATAACATATGACTATAAAGATTTTCAGGTAAGTGATGATAAGTCAATTATTAAAATAAAAGATAATATATTTTCTAAAAAGGGAGTTATTTTAAATATATTAACTAGTGAAATTATAATTAAAGGAGCTTTAAATTATAGTGATATTACACCTATTAAATATGATATAATGGGTCCATTTTCTATTATTCCTTTTATGGAATGCAATCATGGAATAATAAGCTTATATCATAAGATAAGTGGAAAGCTAAATATAAACTATAAAGAACTAATAATAGAAGATGGAATTGGTTATATTGAAAAGGATTGGGGAAGATCCTTTCCAAAGTCTTATATGTGGATTCAAGGAAATGATTTTAAAAATCAAAAAACCAGCATTGTAGTTTCGATAGCCGATATACCCTTTTTAGGATTTGAATTTAAGGGATGTATAGCGATTGTATATTATAAAGAAAAAGAATATAGAATGGCTACTTATAATGGAGTAAAGATAATAGACTATAATGAAACAGGATTAACAATAAGAAAAGGAAAATATAAATTGAATATAGAAATAGAGGAAAATTATCCTCAAAAATTATTAGCACCTAATGGAGGAGAAATGGTTAGAACAATATACGAAAATATATCTTGCAAAGCAAAGTTTACTTTTTATAAAGATAAAAAACAGTTATTTCAATTAGAAAGTAATAATGTTGGTTTTGAATATGTACAGTGA